In a genomic window of Urocitellus parryii isolate mUroPar1 chromosome 2, mUroPar1.hap1, whole genome shotgun sequence:
- the Tsc22d2 gene encoding TSC22 domain family protein 2 isoform X3: MSKMPAKKKSCFQITSVTTAQVATSITEDTESLDDPDESRTEDVSSEIFDVSRATDYGPEEVCERSSSEETLNNVGDTETPGTVSPNLLLDGQLAAAAAAPANGGGAVSARSVAGALASSLAAAATSAPTSGAPGGPPVAGSSSGPGTAPPAQPPTTCSSRFRVIKLDHGSGEPFRRGRWTCMEYYERDSDSSVLTRSGDCIRHSNTFDQTAERDSGLGATGGSVVVVVASMQGAHGPDSGTDSSSTAVSQPPPSEKMSQPAPATPQSFSVGQPQPPPPVGGAVAPSSAPLPPFAGASAGPQPMMAAAPPSQLQGAGPGGAPPGPGGQVLPPTNVALAQPAVPLPPQPGPAGSASAAQHPQHFSYPQPQMPPGHLLPAQPSGQSEYLQQHVTGLQPPSPAQPSSTSAGATPSAAASFPLGAGQNAASAAAQLVTASPQPSEAVAPGQGPTQGGQAAACQPAGVPPAAVGGVVQQSMGPAGPGQPPSVPPPQIGGSGQLSAVPGGPHTVVPGVPNVPAALPAPSVPSVSSTTSVTMPNVPAPLAQSQQLSSHTPVSRSSSLLQHVGLPLAQGTHSAPTSLPQSDLSQFQTQTQPLVGQVDDTRRKSEPLPQPPLSLIAENKPVVKPPVADALANPLQLTPMNNLATSVFSIAIPVDGDEDRNPSTAFYQAFHLNTFQESKSLWDR, translated from the coding sequence ATGTCCAAGATGCCGGCCAAGAAGAAGAGCTGCTTCCAAATCACCAGTGTCACCACTGCCCAGGTGGCCACCAGCATCACAGAGGACACCGAGAGTCTGGACGACCCGGACGAGTCACGCACCGAGGACGTTTCCTCCGAGATATTCGACGTTTCCCGAGCCACGGATTACGGCCCTGAGGAGGTCTGCGAGCGCAGCTCCTCTGAAGAGACGCTCAACAATGTTGGGGACACGGAGACTCCTGGGACTGTCTCCCCGAACCTCCTCCTGGACGGGCAACTGGCGGCCGCGGCGGCTGCGCCCGCCAACGGAGGAGGAGCGGTTTCAGCCCGGAGCGTGGCCGGGGCACTCGCCAGTTCCCTGGCCGCGGCCGCCACCTCGGCCCCCACCTCGGGAGCACCCGGCGGCCCCCCAGTGGCGGGCTCGTCCAGCGGACCAGGGACGGCCCCTCCAGCGCAGCCCCCCACCACTTGTAGTTCTCGTTTCCGTGTGATCAAGCTGGACCACGGCAGCGGGGAACCCTTCCGCCGCGGCCGATGGACGTGCATGGAGTACTACGAGCGGGACTCGGACAGCAGCGTCCTGACCCGCTCCGGGGACTGCATTCGGCATAGCAATACCTTCGACCAGACTGCTGAGCGGGACAGCGGCCTGGGCGCCACCGGAGGGtcggtggtggtggttgtggccTCCATGCAGGGGGCGCACGGGCCCGACTCGGGAACTGACAGCTCCTCGACCGCTGTGTCACAGCCACCCCCGTCGGAGAAGATGAGCCAGCCCGCTCCGGCCACGCCGCAGAGTTTCAGCGTTGGGCagccgcagccgccgccgcccGTAGGTGGGGCTGTGGCTCCAAGCTCGGCTCCGCTGCCGCCGTTCGCTGGAGCCTCTGCCGGGCCGCAGCCCATGATGGCAGCCGCACCGCCAAGCCAGCTCCAGGGGGCTGGGCCGGGCGGCGCCCCTCCGGGGCCCGGGGGACAGGTCCTGCCGCCAACGAATGTAGCCCTGGCGCAGCCGGCTGTGCCCCTGCCTCCGCAGCCTGGCCCGGCCGGCAGCGCTTCTGCCGCGCAGCACCCACAGCACTTCTCGTACCCCCAGCCTCAGATGCCGCCTGGGCACTTGCTGCCGGCCCAGCCCTCCGGCCAGAGTGAGTACTTGCAGCAGCACGTGACCGGCCTGCAGCCGCCGAGCCCAGCGCAGCCCTCGTCTACTAGCGCCGGAGCGACCCCTTCCGCCGCGGCCAGCTTTCCCCTGGGCGCCGGCCAGAACGCCGCCTCGGCGGCCGCGCAGCTAGTAACTGCGTCTCCTCAGCCCAGTGAAGCTGTGGCTCCGGGGCAGGGACCTACGCAGGGCGGGCAGGCCGCGGCTTGTCAGCCAGCTGGTGTGCCCCCGGCTGCTGTGGGAGGCGTGGTGCAGCAGAGCATGGGTCCTGCGGGGCCCGGGCAGCCCCCGTCGGTGCCTCCGCCGCAGATCGGTGGCAGTGGTCAGTTGTCAGCCGTGCCTGGTGGCCCTCACACCGTGGTGCCCGGAGTTCCAAACGTGCCTGCAGCGTTGCCCGCTCCAAGCGTGCCTAGTGTGTCGTCTACCACTTCTGTTACTATGCCAAATGTACCCGCGCCTCTGGCCCAGTCGCAGCAGCTGAGCAGCCATACGCCAGTCAGCAGGAGCAGCAGCCTCCTTCAGCATGTTGGGCTGCCCTTAGCCCAAGGCACTCACAGCGCACCAACAAGTCTACCACAGTCTGACCTAAGCCAGTTTCAGACTCAGACCCAGCCTTTAGTCGGGCAAGTTGACGATACTAGAAGAAAATCAGAACCCCTACCTCAACCACCACTTTCTCTCATTGCTGAAAATAAGCCTGTTGTGAAGCCTCCTGTTGCAGATGCCCTGGCCAACCCCCTCCAGTTAACACCTATGAACAACCTCGCCACCTCTGTGTTCAGCATAGCTATTCCTGTTGATGGTGATGAAGACAG